In Nitrospira sp., a single genomic region encodes these proteins:
- a CDS encoding polysaccharide deacetylase family protein, with product MLAEFKATTWKLLAKAYYYSGLAHVRNRGRVAIVTYHRVVPYDMVRAEHIQPGMYVRTESFESHAAYLREQFVVLPFAGLLERWRTDGLDSSKRYCVITFDDGWHDNYRYAFPVLKKYGLPATIFLATDYIGTSRWFWPDELAYVLGRAREQMMGEDFDKALMNVVAEMSTPDGAATPALRLLVESDVSANSDRLIEKCKNLPPKTIAEFVRQLGQALGVRLPNVRVLLDWNEVKEMAKHNITFGAHSRSHQILTNIPLVEVEDELIESREALVRHDLAPVPVFCYPNGNFDREIQSLTKAAGYLGAVGCEVGLETGRPHDTFALKRISVHEDAAASDPLFALTLSGLR from the coding sequence GTGTTAGCCGAGTTCAAGGCAACGACGTGGAAACTGCTGGCGAAGGCCTATTACTATTCTGGACTGGCGCATGTTCGGAATCGCGGGCGGGTGGCCATTGTCACCTATCATCGTGTGGTTCCTTACGACATGGTTCGAGCCGAGCATATTCAGCCGGGAATGTACGTTCGAACCGAGTCCTTCGAGTCGCATGCGGCATATCTTCGCGAGCAGTTTGTCGTGCTGCCGTTCGCAGGCTTGCTCGAACGGTGGCGAACGGACGGGTTGGATTCCAGCAAACGTTACTGTGTGATTACGTTTGACGACGGCTGGCATGACAATTATCGATATGCGTTTCCTGTCCTCAAGAAGTATGGTCTCCCTGCCACGATTTTTCTTGCCACGGATTACATCGGCACATCGCGATGGTTCTGGCCGGATGAACTCGCATACGTGCTGGGACGTGCACGGGAGCAAATGATGGGGGAAGATTTCGACAAAGCCCTGATGAATGTGGTGGCCGAGATGTCGACGCCTGATGGGGCTGCGACGCCGGCCTTGCGGCTGTTGGTTGAATCAGACGTGTCGGCCAATTCCGATCGATTGATCGAGAAGTGTAAGAATCTTCCTCCGAAGACTATTGCGGAATTCGTCCGCCAGTTAGGTCAGGCGCTGGGTGTCAGGCTGCCGAACGTTCGTGTACTATTGGATTGGAATGAAGTGAAGGAAATGGCGAAGCACAATATTACGTTCGGAGCACATTCTCGTTCCCACCAGATTCTGACCAACATTCCGCTTGTAGAAGTCGAGGATGAATTGATCGAGTCCCGGGAGGCGTTGGTGCGGCACGACCTGGCACCAGTCCCTGTTTTTTGCTATCCGAACGGCAATTTCGATCGGGAGATTCAGAGCCTGACAAAGGCTGCCGGTTATCTTGGCGCCGTTGGCTGCGAGGTTGGGCTGGAAACCGGGCGCCCGCATGATACCTTTGCGCTCAAGCGCATCAGTGTGCATGAGGATGCTGCTGCGTCGGATCCGCTGTTTGCGCTGACTTTGTCCGGGCTGAGATGA
- a CDS encoding glycosyltransferase family 2 protein, with the protein MTMDDGMEALFWLSVGFIGYAYAGYPLCLFSLGLLRSRPVRKSECRPTVSVIITAYNEEKRLREKLENTLKLEYPREKLELAVASDCSTDATDDIVRSFASVGVRLIRSNIKAGKEAAQKLAVESTTGDVLVFSDTATILEPKAIIEIVNNFSDETVGCVSSMDRFIDTDGVVSGEGVYVRYEMVLRSLESRVNTLVGLSGSFFSARREVCRNWAPDLQSDFNTLLNCVRLGLRGVADPDSIGYYRNLADQRKEYERKVRTVVRGISVFMRSLSLLNPVRYHLFAWQLLSHKLCRWLVPFAMIGTLISNLVLAASSHFYQVMLLAQAMFYALAFFYLLTQQMPNIGVLRIPSFFVMVNISILDAWIRYFRGERIVSWNPSKR; encoded by the coding sequence ATGACGATGGACGACGGTATGGAGGCGCTATTCTGGTTATCGGTCGGTTTCATCGGGTATGCCTATGCCGGATACCCGCTGTGTCTTTTTTCCCTCGGTTTGCTCCGCAGCAGACCAGTGAGGAAGTCGGAATGCCGTCCGACTGTCTCGGTCATCATCACCGCCTACAACGAGGAGAAGCGTCTACGCGAGAAGCTAGAGAACACCCTCAAGCTGGAGTATCCACGAGAGAAGCTCGAACTAGCCGTCGCGTCCGATTGCTCCACCGATGCGACCGACGATATTGTGCGCTCATTTGCGTCTGTCGGGGTACGTCTGATTCGCTCCAATATCAAAGCCGGCAAGGAGGCTGCTCAGAAGTTGGCGGTCGAATCCACCACCGGGGACGTCCTGGTGTTTTCCGACACGGCGACCATACTTGAACCAAAGGCCATCATCGAAATCGTCAACAACTTTTCAGATGAGACCGTCGGATGTGTCAGCAGCATGGACCGGTTTATCGATACCGACGGGGTCGTCAGTGGGGAAGGTGTCTATGTCCGCTACGAAATGGTGTTGCGTAGTCTGGAATCCAGAGTCAATACTCTGGTCGGGCTCAGCGGGTCTTTTTTTTCCGCACGACGTGAGGTATGTCGAAACTGGGCGCCGGACCTACAAAGCGATTTCAACACGCTGTTGAACTGCGTTCGGCTCGGGCTTCGGGGTGTCGCCGATCCGGACAGCATCGGGTACTATAGGAACCTTGCGGATCAGAGGAAAGAGTACGAACGGAAGGTGCGAACCGTCGTTCGAGGGATTTCGGTATTTATGCGAAGCTTGTCTTTACTCAACCCAGTCCGGTATCACCTGTTTGCCTGGCAGTTATTGAGTCATAAACTGTGCCGGTGGCTGGTTCCATTTGCCATGATCGGCACGCTGATCTCGAACCTCGTCCTAGCCGCCTCATCACACTTCTATCAGGTTATGTTGCTGGCTCAAGCGATGTTCTACGCGCTGGCCTTTTTCTATTTGCTCACGCAGCAAATGCCGAATATCGGAGTGCTGCGGATTCCGTCGTTCTTCGTCATGGTCAATATTTCGATTCTTGACGCGTGGATACGGTATTTTAGAGGCGAACGCATTGTGTCTTGGAATCCGTCGAAGCGGTGA
- a CDS encoding glycosyltransferase has translation MFLNDPTSARIFSRVEVLPDPPQPTWWGQQWHRANLAAFFETRYRQPTYYRMVRAKIEALCVEEKVDLIYADLIFMTEYVGEDRPIPAIVDLTDSITLMGARVLRSERRLSKKLSAWVHLVRARQLERSVGKVFDLVVMNSAVDEGVIKQLSASSNTLTVTNGVDMDYFSPGQSQAEADKLVFTGVMGYPPNQDAARYFSEEIFPLIRVKRPNAQFWIVGNGPSEDVRNLANRPGIHVTGEVADVRPFVRSSAVVVCPLRLGTGVKNKILIAMAMEKATVATPLSIEGLDLVDNREVALASDAQAFAHKVVHLLENPVEAQRLGANGLARVRERHSWAAMARSLETAIDSVITSRNGHSYRVN, from the coding sequence ATGTTTCTCAACGATCCTACCTCTGCTCGGATCTTCTCGCGTGTCGAGGTCTTGCCGGACCCTCCTCAGCCAACGTGGTGGGGACAGCAATGGCATCGGGCAAATCTGGCGGCTTTTTTCGAGACGCGGTACAGGCAGCCAACCTACTATCGCATGGTGCGGGCAAAGATCGAGGCGCTGTGTGTCGAGGAGAAAGTCGATCTGATTTACGCTGATCTAATTTTCATGACTGAATACGTTGGGGAAGATCGGCCGATTCCTGCGATCGTGGATCTCACGGATTCCATTACGCTTATGGGGGCCCGCGTGTTGCGGTCGGAACGAAGGCTGTCGAAGAAGTTGTCCGCGTGGGTCCATCTGGTACGAGCCAGGCAACTTGAACGCTCTGTCGGAAAAGTTTTCGATCTGGTTGTAATGAATTCCGCCGTTGACGAAGGGGTTATCAAGCAGTTGTCGGCCTCTTCGAACACGCTGACCGTGACGAACGGGGTCGACATGGACTACTTCTCGCCCGGACAGAGTCAAGCGGAGGCGGACAAGCTGGTATTCACCGGTGTGATGGGATATCCACCCAATCAAGACGCGGCACGCTATTTCTCGGAGGAGATCTTCCCTCTAATCAGGGTGAAGCGTCCCAACGCGCAGTTCTGGATCGTCGGAAACGGTCCGTCTGAGGACGTTCGCAACCTGGCGAATCGACCGGGCATTCACGTCACCGGTGAGGTCGCTGACGTACGGCCGTTCGTAAGGTCATCAGCTGTCGTGGTCTGCCCTCTCCGACTGGGCACCGGCGTAAAAAACAAGATTTTGATTGCTATGGCAATGGAAAAGGCCACTGTCGCAACGCCCCTCAGTATTGAAGGATTGGATCTTGTCGATAACCGAGAAGTGGCGCTGGCGAGCGACGCGCAAGCCTTTGCGCATAAGGTCGTGCACCTGCTGGAAAATCCGGTTGAGGCTCAGCGCTTGGGCGCAAACGGATTGGCTCGGGTGCGTGAGCGTCATTCATGGGCTGCCATGGCTCGCTCGCTGGAGACGGCAATCGACTCAGTAATCACTTCTCGCAACGGGCATTCTTATCGGGTGAACTGA
- a CDS encoding SxtJ family membrane protein: MEREDITRATLRQFGLLMGGIFFLIGLFPFVWRQDPVRVWAVGLGTLLLTTGLTAPGLLRGPYRGWMFIGHILGWVNTRIILSVLFYGIITPMGMIMKFTGRDPMRRGFDQNVPTYRVTRQARPATHMKNMF; this comes from the coding sequence ATGGAGCGCGAAGACATTACCAGAGCAACATTACGACAATTCGGGCTCTTGATGGGTGGGATATTTTTCCTGATCGGGTTGTTCCCCTTTGTGTGGCGGCAGGATCCGGTGCGTGTGTGGGCGGTCGGATTGGGCACGCTTCTGCTCACCACAGGATTGACGGCTCCCGGCCTATTGCGGGGACCGTACCGCGGATGGATGTTCATCGGACACATCCTGGGATGGGTCAATACCCGCATCATCCTGAGTGTTTTGTTTTATGGCATCATCACGCCGATGGGCATGATCATGAAGTTCACCGGCCGGGACCCCATGAGGAGAGGTTTTGATCAGAACGTACCGACGTATCGCGTGACGCGTCAAGCTAGGCCCGCCACTCACATGAAGAACATGTTCTAA
- a CDS encoding SDR family oxidoreductase: MRVLITGGAGFLGSHLSDLLIGKGYDVIVMDNLITGRAENIAHLMGHPRFSFVKYNVCDYIHVDGALDAILHFASPASPQDYLEMPIATMKVGALGTHKVLGLAKAKHARLLLASTSEVYGDPLVNPQPETYWGNVNPISPRGVYDEAKRFAEAMTMAYHRYHGVDTRIVRIFNTYGPRMRPHDGRVVSNFVVQALEGKPLTIFGDGSQTRSFCYVDDLVRGIMSLLLIDSDKPVAERTNRAKFLTKSPQPLPETIHNPVNIGNPRELTVRGIAELVLKLTGSKSEIEYKALPADDPKVRRPDIRLAKQLLGWEPEVELEDGLRKTIEYFSQVVVE, translated from the coding sequence ATGCGGGTTCTCATCACCGGAGGCGCAGGATTCCTGGGTAGTCACCTCAGTGATCTGCTGATTGGAAAAGGATATGACGTCATCGTCATGGACAATCTGATCACCGGACGCGCGGAAAATATCGCACATTTAATGGGACATCCTCGGTTCAGTTTTGTGAAGTATAACGTGTGCGACTACATTCATGTCGACGGCGCGCTTGATGCAATCTTGCATTTTGCGTCGCCGGCCAGTCCCCAGGACTATCTGGAGATGCCCATTGCAACAATGAAAGTCGGTGCGCTGGGCACGCACAAAGTGCTGGGCTTGGCCAAGGCGAAACACGCTCGGTTGTTGTTGGCAAGTACGTCGGAGGTCTATGGCGATCCGTTGGTCAATCCCCAACCGGAAACCTATTGGGGGAATGTCAATCCCATCAGCCCACGTGGCGTCTATGACGAGGCAAAACGGTTTGCGGAAGCCATGACGATGGCCTATCACCGATATCATGGGGTCGACACCCGTATCGTCAGGATTTTCAATACGTATGGTCCGAGGATGCGTCCTCACGACGGACGAGTCGTATCCAACTTCGTGGTGCAAGCGCTGGAAGGGAAGCCGTTGACGATATTCGGCGACGGGAGTCAGACCAGAAGTTTCTGTTATGTCGACGACTTGGTTCGCGGCATTATGTCGCTCCTGTTGATTGATTCGGACAAGCCTGTAGCGGAACGCACGAACCGGGCGAAATTCCTTACCAAATCCCCGCAACCCTTGCCCGAAACCATTCATAACCCCGTCAATATCGGCAATCCTCGAGAGTTGACTGTCAGGGGAATTGCGGAACTCGTGCTGAAGTTGACAGGCTCGAAGAGTGAGATCGAATATAAAGCACTGCCGGCCGATGATCCGAAGGTCCGACGCCCTGACATTCGTCTTGCAAAACAGTTGCTGGGGTGGGAACCGGAGGTGGAGCTTGAGGATGGTCTCCGAAAGACCATTGAGTATTTCAGCCAGGTCGTAGTGGAATGA
- a CDS encoding low molecular weight phosphotyrosine protein phosphatase yields the protein MFERNVPKSLPLSVRTILVVCTRNLCRSPLAEVYLREKVRKEGRLLTIVSAGIDTFPGMPAHKLAREVAGQHGISLESHAARPIHQKLIQQADLVLVMEMTQKERIMKLYPQDRQKVFVLGRFCKKGSLDIIDPHRGGRQDFQLCFDRIKESCDQLLENLVRDDQSGKAAANLDRKE from the coding sequence ATGTTCGAAAGGAACGTGCCGAAAAGCTTGCCGTTGTCTGTACGGACTATTCTTGTTGTCTGCACGAGAAATTTATGCCGCAGTCCCCTGGCTGAAGTCTATTTACGAGAGAAAGTCAGGAAGGAAGGGCGCTTGTTAACAATTGTCTCAGCCGGTATCGATACATTCCCGGGAATGCCCGCCCACAAATTGGCGCGGGAAGTCGCCGGCCAACATGGGATCTCGTTGGAAAGCCATGCTGCAAGACCTATCCATCAGAAACTGATCCAACAGGCGGATCTGGTGTTGGTGATGGAAATGACCCAAAAGGAGCGGATCATGAAACTGTATCCGCAGGACCGACAGAAGGTGTTCGTGCTTGGTCGATTCTGCAAGAAAGGCTCGCTCGATATTATCGATCCGCATCGTGGCGGCAGGCAAGACTTCCAGTTGTGTTTTGACCGAATCAAGGAGTCGTGTGACCAGCTGTTGGAAAACCTAGTCAGGGACGACCAATCCGGGAAGGCCGCCGCAAATCTCGATAGAAAGGAATAA
- a CDS encoding ATP-grasp domain-containing protein produces MVGAEANSSLAGVSRYCVRQWQYPSPLSDPRRFISNLAEAVRKLNIAVIMPVTDATMQAVAGHRESLGLSNTLGLPSVESYNLVSDKYHLCRLAAEQGVPIPSTVFVERGIPPADTKALGGYPLIVKPGRSLVLVNGHWTKTSVHQVDNRDELDLLYRTIPYLREPSLIQKRIEGEGQGVFALCNSGDPVALFAHRRIREKPPSGGISVLRESIDLPKEMTDHAVRLLKKVRWDGVAMVEFKVEHGTGVPKLMEINGRFWGSLQLALDAGINFPHLLYLLVKGLPVALPHGGYRAGVKSRWLLGDLDHLLMRTLKSSQRLKLPPGYPSRVRNILDFFRFFQHDLHYEIERWDDPAPARYELRQYLTALIKGHA; encoded by the coding sequence GTGGTTGGAGCCGAGGCCAACTCATCGCTGGCCGGTGTGTCACGATATTGTGTGAGGCAGTGGCAGTATCCTTCGCCGCTTTCGGATCCTCGGCGTTTCATCTCAAATCTGGCCGAAGCCGTCAGAAAATTGAACATCGCGGTGATCATGCCGGTCACCGATGCGACCATGCAGGCTGTTGCCGGGCACAGAGAGAGCTTAGGACTGTCGAACACTCTCGGACTTCCGTCGGTGGAGAGTTACAACCTGGTCTCCGATAAGTACCACCTCTGTCGATTGGCTGCCGAACAGGGAGTACCCATCCCGTCCACAGTCTTTGTTGAGCGGGGGATTCCACCGGCCGATACGAAAGCGCTCGGCGGCTATCCGCTCATCGTCAAGCCGGGCAGGTCTCTAGTGTTGGTCAACGGACATTGGACCAAAACCAGCGTCCATCAGGTGGACAATCGGGATGAACTTGATCTGTTGTATCGCACCATTCCCTATCTTCGTGAGCCTTCTCTGATTCAGAAACGCATTGAAGGTGAAGGGCAGGGAGTATTTGCGCTATGCAATTCCGGCGATCCGGTCGCGCTCTTTGCGCATCGACGGATTCGAGAAAAGCCTCCTTCGGGAGGCATCAGCGTGCTTCGTGAAAGCATAGACCTCCCAAAGGAAATGACGGATCACGCCGTACGATTGCTCAAGAAAGTTAGATGGGATGGTGTGGCGATGGTAGAGTTTAAGGTCGAACACGGAACCGGTGTTCCGAAGCTAATGGAAATCAACGGCCGATTTTGGGGTTCGCTTCAACTCGCGCTCGACGCAGGGATCAATTTCCCCCATCTGCTCTATCTACTCGTCAAGGGGCTGCCTGTTGCCCTGCCGCATGGGGGCTACCGGGCAGGTGTGAAATCACGATGGCTCTTGGGAGATTTGGACCATTTATTGATGAGGACGCTTAAATCAAGCCAAAGGCTCAAGCTTCCTCCTGGCTATCCATCACGTGTCCGGAATATTTTGGACTTTTTTCGTTTTTTCCAACATGATCTTCATTATGAAATCGAGCGTTGGGATGATCCCGCACCCGCGCGCTATGAACTGCGACAATACCTGACGGCTCTGATCAAAGGCCATGCATGA
- a CDS encoding FemAB family PEP-CTERM system-associated protein: MNVALLDTAADAALWDAFVLSQPDASGYHSLAWREVVTRVFGHRTFYLMAKDDHDTVRGVLPLVLTRSPMFGSFLTSLAFFNYGGVLAEDRRATEKLLARAGNLARELGAGHIELRQAAPLETDWPVSRHKVSMRLALPSDPEALFRAYPSKLRSQVRRGQKEGMEVRIGGGELLNDYYAVFSRCMRDLGTPVYEKGFFRAIADEFPKETRLCVVSLQGKPLAAGLVYGFRRVLEIPWAASDKRYGRLAPNMFLYHTVLEYACREGFTEFDFGRSSVDSGTYRFKQQWGAQPRPLYWYYWLGQDRDMPRLNPDNPKFKAAIGLWRRLPLFAANLIGPHIVKYLP; encoded by the coding sequence ATGAACGTTGCCCTTCTGGACACTGCTGCTGATGCCGCACTATGGGATGCGTTTGTGTTGAGTCAGCCGGATGCCTCCGGCTACCATAGCCTGGCCTGGCGAGAGGTCGTGACCCGCGTGTTCGGGCACCGCACCTTTTACTTGATGGCCAAGGACGACCACGATACTGTCCGTGGTGTGCTTCCGCTGGTTCTGACAAGAAGCCCGATGTTCGGAAGTTTTTTGACGTCTCTGGCTTTTTTCAACTATGGGGGTGTCCTAGCGGAGGATCGGAGGGCCACCGAAAAGTTGTTGGCACGGGCCGGTAATCTTGCCCGCGAACTTGGAGCCGGTCACATCGAATTGAGACAGGCGGCACCCTTGGAGACTGATTGGCCGGTAAGTCGTCACAAGGTTTCCATGCGCTTAGCTCTGCCTTCTGACCCGGAGGCTTTGTTCAGGGCCTATCCATCGAAGCTGCGAAGTCAGGTCCGACGAGGCCAGAAGGAGGGAATGGAGGTTCGCATCGGGGGCGGAGAATTACTAAATGACTATTACGCTGTCTTCTCCCGATGTATGAGGGATCTCGGCACCCCTGTATATGAAAAGGGTTTCTTCCGAGCGATCGCAGACGAATTTCCCAAGGAGACACGTCTGTGTGTCGTCTCGCTGCAGGGGAAACCGCTCGCTGCGGGGCTCGTCTATGGGTTCCGTCGAGTGCTGGAAATCCCCTGGGCGGCATCGGACAAGCGATATGGCCGGCTCGCACCGAATATGTTCTTGTATCATACCGTTTTGGAATACGCCTGCCGGGAAGGATTTACGGAGTTTGATTTTGGACGATCGTCCGTAGACAGCGGGACATACCGCTTCAAGCAACAATGGGGAGCTCAACCGCGACCGCTGTATTGGTACTACTGGCTGGGCCAAGATCGGGACATGCCTCGGCTGAATCCCGACAATCCGAAGTTCAAGGCGGCGATCGGTCTGTGGCGGCGGCTCCCGCTCTTCGCAGCCAATCTGATCGGTCCCCATATCGTTAAGTACCTGCCATGA
- a CDS encoding DUF5989 family protein, whose product MGEFLQELWAFMRERKKFWLLPIILVLVLLGSLIVLTQGSAVAPFIYTLF is encoded by the coding sequence ATGGGAGAGTTTCTTCAGGAATTGTGGGCGTTCATGCGCGAGCGGAAAAAGTTCTGGCTTCTTCCGATAATTTTAGTTCTCGTATTACTGGGGAGTCTCATCGTCCTCACGCAGGGATCGGCCGTTGCGCCTTTCATCTATACATTGTTCTAA
- a CDS encoding carbamoyltransferase: MSTILGISAYYHDSAACLVRDGEIVAAAQEERFTRKKHDPGFPHRAIDYCLQTGGIRLGEASRLVFYDKPLLKFERLLETYLAFAPSGLQSFLAAMPVWMKEKLLLKTLLCEEFLKHDHRLKKRDLPQLLFSEHHESHAASAFFASPYDSAVVLCMDGVGEWATTSAWKGESNRLMPLWEIPFPHSLGLLYSAFTYYTGFKVNSGEYKVMGLAPYGEPKYAKVIYDHLIDVKPDGSFRMNMEYFSYCTGLTMTGNKFDDLFGGPPRKPESRLTQREMDLARSVQEVTEEVMLRIARSLHEETGLDYLCLAGGVALNCVGNGRILREGPFKDLWIQPAAGDAGGALGAALSVWHQYENQPRISNGTQDRMRGSYLGPAHTNEEIESFLKQKGAPYTRLPDSELFEHVAQDLAQEKVVGWLQGRMEFGPRALGGRSILGDARSAKMQSVMNLKIKYRESFRPFAPSVLRERVSDYFDLRSDSPYMLIVAPVLEKRRRPITASQKDLWGIDLLNVPRSDIPAVTHLDYSARVQTIHQETNPRYYDLLKAFETLTGYAVLVNTSFNVRGEPIVCTAEDAYRCFMRTEMDVLVLENCVLYKQDQTPMAEDTDWKKEFELD, translated from the coding sequence ATGAGCACTATTCTTGGCATATCGGCCTACTATCATGATAGCGCCGCTTGTCTTGTGCGAGACGGTGAAATTGTCGCGGCGGCACAGGAGGAGCGATTTACCAGAAAGAAGCACGATCCCGGATTTCCTCATCGGGCCATCGATTATTGTTTGCAGACTGGTGGAATCCGGCTGGGTGAAGCGAGCCGATTGGTGTTTTATGACAAACCGCTGCTGAAATTTGAGCGTCTCCTGGAAACGTATCTGGCCTTTGCCCCGAGCGGTCTGCAGTCGTTCCTGGCCGCAATGCCGGTCTGGATGAAAGAGAAGCTGCTCCTGAAGACGCTGTTATGTGAAGAATTTCTGAAACACGATCACCGGCTGAAAAAGCGGGATCTTCCGCAATTGCTCTTTTCTGAACACCATGAATCGCACGCAGCCTCGGCATTCTTCGCGTCCCCATACGATTCCGCCGTGGTGCTCTGCATGGACGGCGTGGGGGAATGGGCCACAACGTCTGCTTGGAAGGGGGAAAGCAATCGATTGATGCCACTATGGGAGATCCCATTCCCTCATTCGCTCGGCCTGTTGTATTCGGCGTTTACGTATTACACCGGCTTCAAGGTGAATTCTGGAGAGTACAAAGTGATGGGCCTCGCGCCGTACGGGGAGCCAAAGTATGCAAAAGTCATTTATGACCATCTGATCGATGTGAAGCCGGACGGTAGCTTCCGGATGAACATGGAGTATTTCAGCTACTGCACCGGTCTGACCATGACGGGAAACAAGTTCGACGACCTGTTCGGTGGGCCTCCGCGAAAACCGGAGTCTAGATTGACGCAGCGAGAAATGGATCTTGCCCGTTCTGTTCAAGAGGTGACCGAGGAAGTGATGCTTCGTATCGCGCGGTCGCTTCACGAAGAGACAGGTCTCGACTATCTGTGTCTGGCCGGGGGTGTGGCGCTCAATTGTGTTGGGAACGGTCGTATTCTGAGAGAGGGGCCGTTCAAGGATCTCTGGATCCAACCGGCGGCCGGTGATGCGGGAGGGGCGTTGGGTGCTGCGTTGAGCGTCTGGCACCAGTATGAGAATCAGCCTCGAATCTCGAATGGAACGCAAGACCGTATGCGCGGGTCCTACCTGGGACCAGCTCATACCAACGAAGAGATCGAGTCCTTTCTCAAACAGAAAGGCGCTCCGTATACCAGGCTGCCCGATTCGGAACTCTTTGAGCACGTTGCACAGGATCTTGCCCAAGAGAAGGTCGTGGGATGGCTGCAGGGTCGCATGGAGTTTGGTCCTCGAGCCCTGGGGGGACGCAGCATTCTCGGAGATGCGAGAAGTGCGAAGATGCAGTCGGTCATGAACTTGAAAATCAAGTATCGTGAATCGTTCAGACCGTTCGCGCCCTCGGTACTGCGTGAGCGCGTGTCGGACTATTTCGATCTGCGCTCGGATAGTCCGTACATGCTGATAGTGGCGCCGGTGTTGGAAAAGCGACGCCGGCCGATCACCGCGTCGCAGAAAGATCTCTGGGGTATTGACTTGTTGAATGTGCCGAGATCAGACATCCCCGCGGTCACACATCTCGATTATTCTGCGAGAGTTCAAACGATTCATCAGGAGACCAATCCACGATACTACGACCTATTGAAAGCATTTGAGACGCTAACAGGCTATGCGGTTCTGGTCAATACCTCGTTCAATGTACGAGGAGAGCCGATCGTCTGCACGGCGGAGGATGCCTATCGGTGCTTCATGCGTACAGAGATGGACGTCCTTGTGCTCGAGAATTGCGTTCTGTACAAGCAGGATCAAACGCCGATGGCGGAAGATACGGATTGGAAAAAAGAGTTTGAATTGGACTAA
- a CDS encoding DegT/DnrJ/EryC1/StrS family aminotransferase, producing the protein MKPQRTLAPTSAPLSLSNLVGSLAGLVRGREYRECLIEELEAKFQVRGVFLVSSGKAALVVILKALAAGSSRRRVIIPAYTCFSVPSAIVKAGLEVVLCDVNPRTLDFDFTELERLVNENILCVVPTHLFGLPADVRRVMQLCSMRGIAVVEDAAQAMGGGSKNGLVGAEGDVAFFSLGRGKNLTSGTGGIIVTKSPTLTEAIRTEYSKLAAPSFGEVLRNWIELMLMRMFIRPTWYWLPAGLPFLGLGETRFHTDFPVYRMDEVRARQLKGWERRLAKANKDRAACARGLLAGLAEDLNDMQPITHPESIYLRLPVLLRDRIAKREACARSQEYGAGVSSSYPTTIQDIPELAGRIMDRKCPGAQEIVDRLVTLPTHEFVTESDRLRICRALEISESRSRNTGACSVPVDQCSSR; encoded by the coding sequence ATGAAGCCGCAGCGCACTCTGGCACCCACATCGGCCCCGCTTTCTCTCTCCAATCTCGTCGGCTCCCTCGCCGGACTCGTCAGAGGGCGGGAATACCGTGAATGTTTGATTGAAGAATTGGAAGCCAAGTTTCAGGTCCGAGGCGTGTTCCTGGTTTCATCAGGGAAAGCCGCGCTAGTGGTGATTCTCAAGGCCCTGGCGGCTGGCTCAAGCCGACGGCGGGTGATCATTCCGGCCTATACCTGTTTTTCCGTGCCGTCGGCAATCGTCAAGGCAGGTTTGGAGGTTGTTTTATGTGATGTGAATCCGCGTACGCTGGATTTCGACTTCACAGAGTTGGAGCGGCTCGTGAACGAGAATATTCTCTGCGTCGTGCCGACTCATCTGTTCGGCCTTCCGGCTGACGTACGACGTGTGATGCAACTGTGTAGCATGCGAGGGATCGCTGTCGTCGAGGATGCCGCACAGGCAATGGGTGGTGGGTCCAAAAATGGACTCGTCGGTGCGGAAGGGGACGTGGCGTTTTTCAGTCTCGGTCGTGGAAAGAACCTCACCAGCGGGACAGGTGGAATCATTGTCACAAAGTCACCGACTTTGACTGAAGCGATCCGCACCGAATACTCGAAGCTGGCGGCTCCTTCTTTTGGCGAAGTCCTACGTAATTGGATCGAGTTGATGCTCATGCGGATGTTTATTCGTCCGACCTGGTATTGGTTGCCGGCCGGACTTCCATTTCTTGGCCTCGGAGAAACCAGGTTCCACACTGATTTTCCGGTGTATCGCATGGACGAGGTTCGAGCCCGTCAACTGAAGGGCTGGGAGCGTCGGCTGGCCAAGGCAAATAAGGACCGCGCGGCATGTGCTAGAGGGTTGCTTGCGGGATTGGCTGAGGATCTCAATGACATGCAACCGATCACGCATCCTGAGAGCATCTATCTCAGGTTGCCGGTGCTATTGCGGGACAGGATCGCCAAGCGCGAAGCGTGTGCACGCAGTCAAGAATACGGTGCTGGAGTAAGTTCGAGCTATCCCACGACAATTCAGGACATTCCAGAATTGGCAGGGCGGATCATGGACCGGAAATGTCCGGGGGCGCAAGAAATTGTCGATCGATTGGTGACGCTGCCGACGCACGAATTCGTAACGGAATCGGATCGCCTGAGGATCTGCCGGGCTTTGGAAATTTCAGAGTCTCGGTCCAGAAATACCGGTGCGTGTTCTGTCCCGGTCGATCAATGCAGTTCGCGATGA